Genomic DNA from Segatella copri:
TAAGCATCCCACCTGGGGAGTACGCCGGCAACGGTGAAACTCAAAGGAATTGACGGGGGCCCGCACAAGCGGAGGAACATGTGGTTTAATTCGATGATACGCGAGGAACCTTACCCGGGCTTGAATTGCAGAGGAAGGATTTGGAGACAATGACGCCCTTCGGGGCCTCTGTGAAGGTGCTGCATGGTTGTCGTCAGCTCGTGCCGTGAGGTGTCGGCTTAAGTGCCATAACGAGCGCAACCCCTCTCCTTAGTTGCCATCAGGTCATGCTGGGCACTCTGGGGACACTGCCACCGTAAGGTGTGAGGAAGGTGGGGATGACGTCAAATCAGCACGGCCCTTACGTCCGGGGCTACACACGTGTTACAATGGCAGGTACAGAGAGACGGTCCCTTGCAAAACGGATCAAATCCTTAAAGCCTGTCTCAGTTCGGACTGGGGTCTGCAACCCGACCCCACGAAGCTGGATTCGCTAGTAATCGCGCATCAGCCATGGCGCGGTGAATACGTTCCCGGGCCTTGTACACACCGCCCGTCAAGCCATGAAAGCCGGGGGCGCCTAAAGTCCGTGACCGTAAGGAGCGGCCTAGGGCGAAACTGGTAATTGGGGCTAAGTCGTAACAAGGTAGCCGTACCGGAAGGTGCGGCTGGAACACCTCCTTTCTGGAGAGACGAATTTCCTATGAAGATTTAGGAACATGACTTAAAAAGTTCGCTTCTCTTCTTGTACGCACCATCTGTTTAATCAAATACAGGAGACTGGGATTCCTTATACATTATATAATATATAGGGATGGCTCAAGCAAAATGGTTCAACTCCACAATCTCCACCATGCCTTTTACGGCAAGAAGATCTTTGACATATTGACACAAGCAAAACTGTAAGTAATGAACTTTAGTTCAGACTAAAGTAAATCAAATCGCAAGATGAGATTTCACTTTGTTAGAATACAGCTGAAAGTATGAGCTACTTATTCGTTATTCGGAAACGAGTAACAAGAATACAGTCGTAAAGAAAGTAAGAAAGGGCGTATGGCGGATGCCTAGGCTCACGGAGGCGATGAAGGACGTGATAAGCTGCGATAAGCTTCGGGTAGGTGCAAATAACCCTTGATCCGGAGATTTCCGAATGGGACAACCTAGCCGTCTGAAGGACGGTTACTCAATCTTCAAGGTTGAGAGCTAACGCAGGGAACTGAAACATCTTAGTACCTGTAGGAAGAGAAAATAAATGAATGATTCCCCTAGTAGTGGCGAGCGAACGGGGAACAGCCCAAACCGTTGACGTCGCAAGGCGCCAGCGGGGTTGTAGGACCGCGACATTGTATGCAAATCGTGAACAGAACACTTTGGAAAATGTGACCATAGATGGTGATAGTCCAGTATGTGAAGCGAAATGCAGCATAGCGGTATCCTGAGTAACGCGGGACACGAGGAATCCTGCGCGAATCTGCCGGGACCATCCGGTAAGGCTAAATACTCCCGTGAGACCGATAGCGAACGAGTACTGTGAAGGAAAGGTGAAAAGAACCCCGAGCAGGGGAGTGAAATAGTTCCTGAAACCATACGCCTACAAGCGGTCGGAGCATCTTACGATGTGACGGCGTGCCTTTTGCATAATGATCCTACGAGTTACCGTCACTGGCGAGGTTGAGTGTCACGAGACACGTAGCCGCAGTGAAAGCGAGCCTGAATAGGGCGCATAGTCAGTGGGGGTAGACGCGAAACCAAGTGATCTACACTTGGCCAGGATGAAGTCCCGGTAACACGGGATGGAGGTCCGCACCAATAAGCGTTGAAAAGCTTCTGGATGAGCCGAGTGTAGGAGTGAAAGGCCAATCAAACTTGGAGATAGCTCGTACTCCCCGAAAGGCATTTAGGTGCCGCGTCGGATGGTCACCGTGAGAGGTAGAGCGACCGATAGGACAAGAGGGCTTCACCGCCTATCGAGTCCTGACGAACTCCGAATGCTCACGGTCTGCAGTCCGGCAGTAAGGGGGCGGGTGCTAAGGTCCGTCCCCGAGAGGAGAAGAATCCAGACCGCCGTCTAAGGTCCCGGAGTTCTGCCTGAGTTAGTCTAACGAAGTCTGGTCCCTATGACAGCTAGGATGTTGGCTTGGAAGCAGCCATTCATTCAAAGAGTGCGTAACAGCTCACTAGTCGAGGGTCCGGGCATGGATAATAATCGGGTATAAGGCAGACACCGAAGGCGCGGGATAGCATTTAAGAAAGTATCGGTAGGGGAGCATACTCACAGCGTGGAATGGTGTACGTAAGTTATCCTGGAGCGGTGAGTAAAGCAAATGTAGGAATAAGTAACGATAAGGAGGGTTAGATTCCCTCCCGCTGTAAGACCAAGGTTTCCCGGGCAATGCCAATCAGCCCGGGGTCAGTCGGGTCCTAAGTCTAAGCCGAACGGCGATGGCGATGGCAGAGACGGTTAATATTCCGTCACTGCCGCATGGGGCGACGTGGAGACGGAGCAGTGAAACCACCGCGGGGCGACGGAAGTCCCCGTTGAAGAGTGTAGGTGTTGAGGATGGCAGGCAAATCCACCGTCCGAGCTGAACTTGATAGTATGGAGTCTTCTTCGGAAGAATCCAATAGTGTGGGTAATCATACTCCCGAGAAAATCCGCTAAGCTTAACCCATGCGGCACCCGTACCGCAAACGGACACACGTGGTCGGGTAGAACATACTAAGGCGTTGAGAGATTCATGGTTAAGGAACTAGGCAAATTGACCCTGTAACTTCGGGATAAAGGGTCCTCGTGATGAGCGAGGCGCAGAGAATAGGTCCAGGCAACTGTTTAACAAAAACACAGGGCTGTGCAAACTCGAAAGATGACGTATACAGCCTGACACCTGCCCGGTGCCGGAAGGTTAAGAGGAGATGTCACTAGCAATAGGAAGCATTGAATTGAAGCCCCGGTAAACGGCGGCCGTAACTATAACGGTCCTAAGGTAGCGAAATTCCTTGTCGGGTAAGTTCCGACCTGCACGAATGGTGTAATGATCCGGACGCTGTCTCAACCATGAGCTCAGTGAAATTGTAGTATCGGTGAAGATGCCGATTACCCGCGATGGGACGAAAAGACCCCGTGAACCTTTACTACAGCTTAGCATTGACCTTGGTCATCCGATGTGTAGGATAGGCCGGAGGCTTCGAAGCGGGAGCGCCAGCTTTCGTGGAGCCATCCTTGAAATACGGCCCTTTGGCTGTCTGAGGTCTAACGCGTGATACGCGGACACTGCTTGGTGGGTAGTTTGACTGGGGTGGTCGCCTCCAAAAGCGTAACGGAGGCTTCCAAAGGTGCCCTCGGGTCGATTGGTAACCGACCTCAAAGAGTGCAATGGCATAAGGGCGCTTGACTGGGAGGCAGACATGCCGAGCAGGCAGGAAACTGGGGCATAGTGATCCGGCGGATGTGTATGGAAACTCCGTCGCTCAAAGGATAAAAGGTACTCCGGGGATAACAGGCTGATCCCCCCCAAGAGCTCATATCGACGGGGTGGTTTGGCACCTCGATGTCGGCTCGTCACATCCTGGGGCTGGAGAAGGTCCCAAGGGTTGGGCTGTTCGCCCATTAAAGTGGCACGCGAGCTGGGTTCAGAACGTCGTGAGACAGTTCGGTCTCTATCTATCGTGGGCGTGGGAGTTTTGAGTGGTGCCGTCACTAGTACGAGAGGACCGTGATGGACAGACCTCCGGTTTACCAGTTGTGCCGCCAGGCGCACCGCTGGGTATCTGAGTCTGGATTGGATAAGCGCTGAAAGCATCTAAGTGCGAAGCCAGCCGCAAGATGAGAACTCCATTGAGGGTCGTCAGAGACGATGACGTTGATAGGATGCAGGTGTAAAGACAGCGATGTCAAAGCCGAGCATTACTAATTGCCCGAACACTTTCTTTAAGAAAGTTCATAGTTTCAACTGTATGTACAGTCTGAATGGTGCTGAAAGTTGTAATTCAACATTCAACAATCAACATTCAACATTACTTATACGTTTGCTTGTGTGCAAATACGTCATAACCCATTATCAGGTGGTTATTGCGGTGAGGTCCCACCTCTTCCCATTCCGAACAGAGAAGTTAAGCTCACTTGCGCCGATGGTACTGCAATGCAATGCGGGAGAGTAGGTAGCCGCCTCCTTTTATCAAGAGCCTCAGATTTCGAAAGATTTCTGAGGCTTTTTGTTTTTCCCACAGATTTCACAGATGCTCACAGATTTTAGACCTGTTCGGTCTGGAATTTCGCAGATTTTTATTATCTTTGCAGCATGAATAGGAAAGGAATTAAAAAGAAGTTTGCTAATTTCGGTCAGCGTATGCTACGGATGCCTCGTACCCGAGGATTCGGAGTACAGTCACCTACAGCCTATTCTTTCCTGCGCAAGGTGGTTAACGAAAAGGGATTTCTCAGAAATTATCGCCAGACTCATGCTGGAATCTCCTCCTATCCCCAAGATGCACCCAGACAGAATCGTCTCCTCTTCCGCATCAGAACTGTTTATCCTAATGTAGTAGAACTCTCTGCTTCTTCCCTGCTAAAGCGAGAGGATTTCCAGCAGTTTCTCTTGAATGTGTCTGATGATACGGTTTTAGTAGTTACAGACATCAATCTCGATGCAGAATATAAAAAAGTATGGTTGCGTCTCGTAGCTGATAATTGTACCGTTTTGACCTTTGATTTGGTTGATTGTGGTATAGTTTTCTTCGATAAAACCAAATTTAAGCAGAATTTTAATGTAAATTATTGATTTGTGCGTAAATTTGTTCCATAAATATTTGGAATTTAAAATAAAAGTATTACTTTTGCAGCCAAATTAATAGAAACGTTAAATTATAGAGCTATGTATTGGACACTTGAATTGGCTTCAAAGCTTGAAGATGCACCATGGCCTGCAACAAAAGAAGAGTTGATTGACTACGCAACTCGCTCTGGTGCGCCTCTAGAAGTTCTAGAGAATTTGCAGGAGATAGAAGACGAAGGCGATGTTTACGAAAGCATCGAAGACATCTGGCCTGATTATCCTTCAAAGGATGACTTCTTGTGGAATGATGACGAGTACTAATCGTTCATCGATTACGATTATCAGAATAAGATAATGGACATGAGCCATATAGGTAATTTCTTATGAAATTCCTATATGGCTTTTTGCCGTCCATGATCAAGACACACCTGGGCTGTTTTAGCGCTTGCACACGGAGCTGAAATCAGTGAGATAAGCAGATTGTTAGGTCACGCTTCAACAGGCGTCACAGAGCGAGTTTATGCAGAAAAGAAGGTGGTATCACGCTAAACAGAGTGATACCACCTTCGATCAAATTTGTAGCCTTTATAGTCGAAACTATCAGAATATCTTGTAGTCCTTGCCAGTAAGATTAGAAATTGGCTTGAATAAACGCAATAGAATGAGCCCTATCACGATAAATGCTATTCTGACTATTACTGAACCACCCATAGTAAAACCGTGCCATACGAGGAAAATGGGTGAGCACATGAGGGCTACGATGATTAGGCACATTAGAGCTGCTAGAAATGTTTTTGGTCCCATACGTCAATAATCTAATGGAGCTATGAAATGATCATCAGGCAGGTCGTGAAAATACTTGCCATCTGTATCATTAGTCACATATGTTTCGTTTTCTGGATCTTCTGTAGCGAAATAGATTTCCAAATCCTTGAAACGATTTTTGAGAAGAACGCGGAAGTCAGTAATCAATGCGAGTTCTTCCGCTTCTATATAGAGAAAGCCTTCTGAAAGTTCGCATTTCTTGATATTACCACAGAGATTGCAAGTCCCATAGTCCACACCAAGAGCTAAGATGATGTTTCCTTCCCAATCATCGGCCTCGTCTTCTTCCATAGCAGGGCGTTCTTTCTGTATGAAAGTCTGATAGAGGTCATATATCTCTTGCAACTCTTCTTGTTTTCCCACAATGTGGTAGCGTACTTTTATATTATGCATTTGGGATGCAAAGATAGCTAAATCTGATTCCATGTCTTGTCAATCGATTTCACTACTGTCCAATAAAAAAGGGCAATTCGATCTTTGAAACAGTTGAATTATAGTCTTTTATGCAGTATTTTGCAATGAAACGGACTTGATTTTGTACAATAGTTCGTTAATAATTCAATAATGTGCTAAGCAGCTATACGCTGTAAGCACGAGAGATCTTTGAAAATCTTGCTAATTAAAGTTCGGTTCGGGATGTACCCGCATGCTTTAAAAATTCGTCTCACCAGATAAATGTTGGTCATCAGTGACTTGAATGAAGACATAGAATATTCCATTCCCATCTCCTTCATAGTTACCTTGGCAACATTTAGTGATGTGAACGAAGCATTGAAAGCAAAATCGAGTTTCCACTTATCGCGAGCCTGGCAGTCCATAAGACCAGTATAGCCTTTGGCGTCACGAAAGCAAAATTCGATCTGAAACCTGGTTCTATAATAAAGAAGTACCTCTTCACCCGAAAGTGAGGTGTATGTAGAGAAGAATAGTTTCTTCTTGCCATTCGGCATCTGCCAGATGACAAGTCTAACTTTACACTTGAGTGCCTTGGAATAGGCAATCAAAGTATAAGCTGTTCCTTCTATATCTTTCATCTCCATCTTCTCCATTCGAGTGAGGTCAAGATTCTTCATATCAATCTTGCCATCCTTGGTCTTGGGGCGACCACGTTTTCCAGTACGTGGACCAGTATAGACATAAAAGAGACAAGCATTGTCACGAAAGCGGCTTATCAAAGAGAACCCTTCTTTCTTTATCCCATTAACAAATGTACTTGTAGAGAAGTAAGCATCTGCAACTATGAGGGTTGAGAGTTTAAGAAGTTCCTTGCGGTAACGCTTAATGACGCTGATATAGAAATCTACCATAGTCTTGTTTCTAAGACTCAGTTCTTTATTATTTAGCGACTGGTGGGCTCTTAACATCATGCAGTCTTTGGTATCAATATCAATGAGTCCAATACCCATGATTTCGAGACCATGTTTAACAGACTGAGCACATCCTGACCAAAAACGACCGATATGTGGTGTTTTCTTGCCAGCTTTACTGATGTAGCTGGGATCAATGGCAATAGCCCATCTTCCCTGTTTACCCAAGAAGCGCTTGGCAAGTGAGACATTAAGTTTGAGCCAATCAATGCACTTCGACTTTTTCAAGCCGAATGCGTTGCGATAGGTTTGCTCAACATGCAAGCCATACCTCCCCATTTGGGTGAAATTTATCTTTCTTGGTATTACCATGAACAAAATTATCACCTCGATGAGTATTTTCTCGAAACTTTTTGTTATCTTTGCAGCTGAATCTTCAACTGCATCTTTAAAGATATCCATATATTGGTCAAGTCCTGTATTCATGTAATATTGTATTTGTCGTGATCTACAAAGTTACTGAAAATCAGCGACTTGACCAACTTTTTACAGTTAAGTTTTCATAAGCATTTCTTAATATAAGTTATTGATTTACAGACGATTAAATATTAATTTAACGCAGTATTGATTAATAAAGAATATACTACCGCTGATATATGCGCAACAAATTGTGACGCTTGTGATTCATTTCCCTTGAAATCCTTAACAAATACAGCTAAGGTATAGCAGACCTTATTAGGCAGACATATATAGGCTACATCATTCTGAGCTGCAAGAATACCATTTTCATTGACATTACCAGAACCTGTCTTATGTGCTATTACAACCCCTTCTTTATCAAGAAGTGGAGCTACTATCCTATCTATACCTGTTTTACATTCTTTCAATGCATTCTTAATGAAATCTTGTTTCTCATTACTGATAAGACTTTCTGTAAACAAACGATTCATCAACATTGCAGCACCAAGAGGAGATGTGTAATTAGAGTAAGCTTTGTCATGGTCAGCGGACATTTCCTCTTCTGTATAAGCTATCTGAAAACTCGAACGTGGTATGAGTTTCGCTATAAAACTGTCTGTTTGTGCAGTATTGAGCATATTCTTAAACATGATATTGCTTGCATTATTGTCGCTCTGGGAAAGAGTATAGCGCAACAGATCTCTTACTGTCAACGATATAACTGGTGCTGAATAATCTTTCATCATAGGGCTCCATGTCTTTGGATCAAGTTTTTCCCTATTTATCTTTACCAAGGTATCAAGGGAAAGGCCTTTTTTGTCAAAATCATTGCAAAGAGCTAATGCCTGATGAACCTTAAATACACTCATCATAGGATAAATGCTTTTATTATTAACACTAACCGTATCTGTGTTATTAATAATAACCGCCACACCAATTTCACCAGGACAAGCCGAGACAATCTGAGAAATGCTATCAGTCAAAACATCTGTTAATGGAGGATTCGCGCTACCTTTTGTAGCTGATTTATGGGACAATGAGAACACCAAGATGAAGATGCAAACTAAAGCTATACACAAAACTACGATTTGCTTTTTTCTGTTTTTTTTCATGTTCATTAATTCCGCAACACTATAGTTTAACATTATTTATAAGTGCCTGAGCAACAAAAAGTTGCCCAGGATTTTGCCATGTCAGAATTTTCACTTACCTTAGTGTTGCGAAAAGAAGACAAGCAAAACTCTAATATGACATGGCAAAGATACAAATAAAATCTGAGAAACTCACTCCTTTTGGGGGAATTTTTTCGATTATGGAGCAATTTGATGCTCTTTTAGCTCAAACCATTGATTCCACCTTGGGATTGAGATGCACTATGTTTGGTTATCAATATAGCGAGATTCTACGCTCTCTGATGTGCGTATATCTTTGTGGTGGCTCATGTATTGAGGATGTTACAACTCACCTGATGAAACATTTGTCTCTTCATCCAACTCTTCGCACTTGCAGCGCAGACACCATATTACGTGCTATCGAAGAACTGACTTTTAAGAGCATCACCTATAAGTCTGCTTCTGGCAAATCCTATGATTTCAATACTGCAGACAAGATGAACTGCTTACTGGTCAATGCCCTGCTTGCTACTGGTCAATTGAAATCCGGTCAAGAATATGATTTTGACTTTGACCATCAGTTCATTGAAACAGAGAAGTATGATGCAAAACCAACCTACAAGAAGTTCTTGGGCTATAGTCCAGGTGTAGCTGTCATTAACGACATGATTGTTGGTATTGAAAATAGAGACGGCAACACAAACGTGCGCTTCAACCAAAAAGAAACTTTGGAAAGAATCTTCAAGCGATTGGAGGCTTCGGAAATATATATTTCTCGTGCCCGCATGGATTGCGGCTCATGTTCGGAGGAAATCGTAGATATGGTAGAGGCTCATTGCAGGCATTTTTATATTCGTGCCAACAGATGCTCTTCTTTCTACGATTCCATGTTTGCCTTAACTGGATGGAAAACTGTTGAAATCAACGGTATTGAGTTTGAGTTGAATTCTATCCTTGTTGAGAAATGGAAAGGAAAACCGTATCGTCTTGTCATACAGAGACAAAGGCGAATAGATGGAGACCTTGACATTTGGGAAGGCGAATATACCTACAGATGTATACTGGCTAACGATTACAAGTCGAGTGCAAGAGACATCGTGGAATTCTACAATCTTCGTGGTGGCAAGGAACGCATCTTCGATGACATGAACAATGGCTTTGGCTGGAATCGATTGCCAAAATCGTTCATGGCACAGAATACTGTATTCCTGCTTATGACAGCTCTCATCAGAAACTTCTACAAAGCTATTATGCAGAGATTGAAAACCCATGAATTTGGATTGCGTGCCACCAGCAGAATCAAGACCTTTGTTTTCAAGTTCATCTCTGTTCCTGCGAAATGGATTAAGACATCACGTAGGCATGTATTGAACATTTACTCAGACAACAATGCTTATGCCAACCTGTTCAAGACAGACTTTGGTTAAAGACCATGCTTTTCTGGTTAAACCAGCGTATTACCTCAAGTCGCTTTATGGGGTAAGGGGATTTTGTGTCTGCGACATTTCTGTTATGCAAGAAATATGTACAATAAAATGAATTTTGTCGCTTTGCAAGCAAAATCCCACTAAACCCTATAGGTTGCGGATTTGAGGTAAAGAAGGTTACACAAAAGAACAAATAGCGAAACTTATGTTTATAAATGGTCGTCATCGTAAGACTTCTGACTATTCTCTATATTGGCGAGCCGGAAACTCCATTGTCGTGCAGGTCTTGTCCGCAGTCTTTACTGCAATAATCAAGCAGTATCCAGATTCATTCGGAGAATTTGCCTGTATGTCTCCTAAAGAGTGAAAAACTGCCACGAAAAAAGAGTATCAACGTCGATATTATGCCAGTCATAAGGAAGAACTACAACGCAAGAGCTGTGAGTACCACAGACAGCTAAGAGTGAATAAGAATAAGTGATTGTGGAAAATGTTTGCAAAGTTTTCTACATAAAAAAAGTTAATTTAATCAGTGGTATGTTACGCATATCGCTGATTTTTTGTATTTTTGCACCATTAAAGAAAGAAAACGATATGGCAGAAATAGCAAACCGTATATACGAGACAAGTGAAGGGCAGATTCTCTTCATCTCAGACTTCTCGGACATCAATGATAATGAGAAGGTGGTAAGTCGTGCACTTTCTGTAGAAGAAAAAAAGGGAAATATAGTTCGATTAGCTAATGGGGTTTATCTTCGCCCTAAGAATACCCGATTTGGGATAGTCTATCCATCAATAGATGAAATGGTGATGGCTATAGCCCAGCGAGATAAGGTACAAATACAACCTTCAGGAGTTACAGCGCTCAACAAACTTGGACTCTCAACACAGGTGCCTACAAAATATACTTATCTGACATCGGGAAGTGGAAGAGTCTTGACTCTTGGAAATCGGACTATAGAGTTGAAGAGAAGTGTTCCTAAGAACTTTGCTTTTCAGACAGTGTTGGCAGCGCTTCTTGTACAAGCTCTTAGAACATTAGGACAAAAGAATGTAGGTAATCAAGAACTCTCTACCATAAGAAAATTGGTCAATGAAGAGGAACATAAAGACTTGTTTGTACAAGACCTTACTCTCATGCCAGTATGGATGAGAAAGCTGATAACTGATATAATAGATAAAAACGAGCATTATGACACTTTGGTTAAATCACACAATAGATGAACGAATAGCAATGTTGCAACGTGCGGAAGAGAAGTTTCGTATTAATCAGGTTGCAATTGAAAAGGACTGGTGAGTAACTGTGGTGCTCAACGCTCTTTTCAAATGTTCATGTGCAGATCAACTCATCTTTAAGGGAGGTACAAGTCTCAGTAAAGGATGGAATTTGATAGAAAGATTCAGTGAGGATATAGACTTATCTGTAAGCCATGAATTCTTCGGTATAGAGAAGACGACAAAGAATCAGCGTGAAAAACTTCGCAAGAAGGCACGTAGGTATTTTCTTGATACAGTTTCTGCAGAGTTGGATGAAAATCTAAAGAAACTTGGTGTGGAAGGATACCATATAGAAAATGTAGTAGAGGAATTTGATGAGGATGGTAAGGCAAGTCCCGTTGCAAGTGATAAGGATCCGTCTGTCATTCTCGTTCATTATGAGTCTATGCTTGGTCATACGATAGAGTATATTCCGCCAAGAGTTAAGATAGAGATTAGTTGCTTGTCTATGAATGAACCTACGGAAGACCGTTTGATTTCATCATATATTGAGCAGACTTTCCCTGGAGAAGATGCGGCGGCTACAGCTACGGTCAGAACAGTTGTGCCTACTCGAACATTCCTAGAGAAGGCATTCCTGCTATGCGAGGAGTTTCAGAAACAGACTCCTCGTCATGTCCGAATGTCTAGACATCTTTATGATCTCGAACGCTTGATGGATACAGGATTTGGCAAACAAGCCCTGCAGGATATTGATTTGTATGAGCGTATAGTTAAGCATCGTTCCATATACTATGCTGTTGGGTATGTAGATTATTCTAAGTTGATGCCTAGTGAGATTGATTTCGTTCCTAGGCAAGAGTTGATGAAGGATTGGGAAGGTGATTATGCAGAGATGTGTAACCACTTTATCTATGGTCAGACTTTATCTTTCGAAAAACTTTTAGAGCGAATCAAGGAGTTGCAAGATAGGTTTAGAAAAGCCTTTTAGCGACTTTTACTCCTTAATAAAATGTTCAATAAAAAAGTTAGAAGGCTATAAGTGTTTGGTATTCAGCCCTAATATTCCTCTGGAATGATGACGAGTATTAATCTCGATGATAGGGCTGCTCTCTTATAAGAGGGTAGCCTTTTTCATCTTTTGTTTCTTGCTTATATATAATAATGTGTAAGAAATTCCGTTATCTTATTGTGTTGAAAAGATTTATCATTATATGGATTCTGCTAGTGGGGGTGCTCGAAATGAGGGCACAGTATGATCCTTCCTTCAGTCATTATTTTGACATGGAACCATCATTCAATCCTGCTGCTGTGGGTAAGCAGTCGAAACTTAATGTTGCGGCGGCCTACGCACTTGATATGGCTGGATTCGAACATAACCCCCGTACCTTTCAGGTGGCGGCTGACATGCCTTTCTTCTTGCTCAATCACCGGCATGGAGTAGGCTTGTCGCTACTGAATGACCAGATTGGTCTTTTTACTCATCAGCGACTGGCTTTACAGTATGCTTTGCAGAATAAACTCCTGGGTGGAACGCTGAGCGTGGGTGTGCAAGGAGGCATGCTGAGTGAGAAGTTTGATGGAAGCAAGGTGGATTTGGGAGAAAGTGGTGACCCTGCCTTTTCTACTTCAGACGTAAATGGAAGCGGAATGGATTTGAGTCTGGGTCTGTATTATCAGCATAAGGCCTGGTATGTAGGACTTTCTGCCCAGCATCTTACATCGCCTACGATAAATCTAGGTGAGACCAACGAATTGAAAATAGATGCCACATATTATTTGACAGGTGGATACAATATTCGACTGAGAAATCCGTTCTTAACAATAAAGCCGTCTGTTCTTGTTACAACAGATGGTACCACATGGCGAGGCGACCTGACAGGAAGATTGGTTTACCAATATGAAAAACGGATGTTGTATGGTGGAGTAACCTATAGTCCGGACAGATCGGTAACCGTGCTGGTAGGCGGTAGTTTCCATGGGGTAGTGCTTGGTTACAGTTACGAGGCATACACCTCTAAACTCAGTGCCGGAAATGGCAGTCATGAACTCTTTGTAGGGTATCAGACCGATATCAACCTGACCAAGAAAGGCAGAAACCGTCATCAGAGCGTCAGAATATTATAATGTAAATAGAAATAAGAACATAGTAGAATCATAAAACAATGAAGAAAAGTATATTGCTCCTTAGTGCATTCGCTATATTGCTCACCTTGAGCGGCTGCTTCGGTGCCAAGCAAGCTTCTGTTGCAGGCAGAGGTGGCGAGGTGGT
This window encodes:
- a CDS encoding DUF2795 domain-containing protein — its product is MYWTLELASKLEDAPWPATKEELIDYATRSGAPLEVLENLQEIEDEGDVYESIEDIWPDYPSKDDFLWNDDEY
- a CDS encoding transposase, yielding MNTGLDQYMDIFKDAVEDSAAKITKSFEKILIEVIILFMVIPRKINFTQMGRYGLHVEQTYRNAFGLKKSKCIDWLKLNVSLAKRFLGKQGRWAIAIDPSYISKAGKKTPHIGRFWSGCAQSVKHGLEIMGIGLIDIDTKDCMMLRAHQSLNNKELSLRNKTMVDFYISVIKRYRKELLKLSTLIVADAYFSTSTFVNGIKKEGFSLISRFRDNACLFYVYTGPRTGKRGRPKTKDGKIDMKNLDLTRMEKMEMKDIEGTAYTLIAYSKALKCKVRLVIWQMPNGKKKLFFSTYTSLSGEEVLLYYRTRFQIEFCFRDAKGYTGLMDCQARDKWKLDFAFNASFTSLNVAKVTMKEMGMEYSMSSFKSLMTNIYLVRRIFKACGYIPNRTLISKIFKDLSCLQRIAA
- a CDS encoding broad-spectrum class A beta-lactamase CfxA6 is translated as MKKNRKKQIVVLCIALVCIFILVFSLSHKSATKGSANPPLTDVLTDSISQIVSACPGEIGVAVIINNTDTVSVNNKSIYPMMSVFKVHQALALCNDFDKKGLSLDTLVKINREKLDPKTWSPMMKDYSAPVISLTVRDLLRYTLSQSDNNASNIMFKNMLNTAQTDSFIAKLIPRSSFQIAYTEEEMSADHDKAYSNYTSPLGAAMLMNRLFTESLISNEKQDFIKNALKECKTGIDRIVAPLLDKEGVVIAHKTGSGNVNENGILAAQNDVAYICLPNKVCYTLAVFVKDFKGNESQASQFVAHISAVVYSLLINTALN
- a CDS encoding IS1380 family transposase, giving the protein MAKIQIKSEKLTPFGGIFSIMEQFDALLAQTIDSTLGLRCTMFGYQYSEILRSLMCVYLCGGSCIEDVTTHLMKHLSLHPTLRTCSADTILRAIEELTFKSITYKSASGKSYDFNTADKMNCLLVNALLATGQLKSGQEYDFDFDHQFIETEKYDAKPTYKKFLGYSPGVAVINDMIVGIENRDGNTNVRFNQKETLERIFKRLEASEIYISRARMDCGSCSEEIVDMVEAHCRHFYIRANRCSSFYDSMFALTGWKTVEINGIEFELNSILVEKWKGKPYRLVIQRQRRIDGDLDIWEGEYTYRCILANDYKSSARDIVEFYNLRGGKERIFDDMNNGFGWNRLPKSFMAQNTVFLLMTALIRNFYKAIMQRLKTHEFGLRATSRIKTFVFKFISVPAKWIKTSRRHVLNIYSDNNAYANLFKTDFG
- a CDS encoding DUF6088 family protein; amino-acid sequence: MAEIANRIYETSEGQILFISDFSDINDNEKVVSRALSVEEKKGNIVRLANGVYLRPKNTRFGIVYPSIDEMVMAIAQRDKVQIQPSGVTALNKLGLSTQVPTKYTYLTSGSGRVLTLGNRTIELKRSVPKNFAFQTVLAALLVQALRTLGQKNVGNQELSTIRKLVNEEEHKDLFVQDLTLMPVWMRKLITDIIDKNEHYDTLVKSHNR
- a CDS encoding type IX secretion system membrane protein PorP/SprF translates to MCKKFRYLIVLKRFIIIWILLVGVLEMRAQYDPSFSHYFDMEPSFNPAAVGKQSKLNVAAAYALDMAGFEHNPRTFQVAADMPFFLLNHRHGVGLSLLNDQIGLFTHQRLALQYALQNKLLGGTLSVGVQGGMLSEKFDGSKVDLGESGDPAFSTSDVNGSGMDLSLGLYYQHKAWYVGLSAQHLTSPTINLGETNELKIDATYYLTGGYNIRLRNPFLTIKPSVLVTTDGTTWRGDLTGRLVYQYEKRMLYGGVTYSPDRSVTVLVGGSFHGVVLGYSYEAYTSKLSAGNGSHELFVGYQTDINLTKKGRNRHQSVRIL